One genomic window of Providencia hangzhouensis includes the following:
- a CDS encoding ankyrin repeat domain-containing protein — MHIKKVIFAFSLITFGAVSQAQVINNNNNPLKYRHFKTDYTTMLELANKERLPWRVFYESPSEGANAEWFDAVKQGDLDKVKQMVTEGQDIEAKDTGSLDQTALGWAAFIGDEAMVDYLISQNANLWATDTGDVYNVLKSAVLGNNVNVVKKIHHLMKNEVDLNNQQIESDGETLVMIAASNNRMETVKYLLSQGADINRSTTTDDVTMFSYDQSALTYACKNNLPEMQKFLIDNGALNHRTGKPSCD, encoded by the coding sequence ATGCATATTAAAAAAGTTATATTTGCTTTTTCATTAATTACTTTTGGGGCTGTATCTCAGGCCCAAGTTATTAATAATAATAATAATCCTTTAAAATATAGGCATTTTAAAACAGATTATACTACTATGCTCGAACTAGCGAATAAAGAACGCTTACCTTGGAGAGTCTTCTATGAAAGTCCTAGCGAGGGCGCCAATGCCGAATGGTTTGATGCCGTAAAGCAGGGAGATTTAGATAAAGTAAAACAGATGGTTACTGAGGGGCAAGATATAGAAGCCAAAGACACTGGTAGCTTAGACCAAACGGCTCTTGGATGGGCGGCCTTTATTGGCGATGAAGCAATGGTTGATTATCTTATCTCGCAGAATGCTAATCTTTGGGCAACCGATACAGGTGACGTATATAATGTACTAAAATCAGCGGTGCTTGGTAATAATGTCAATGTTGTAAAAAAAATTCATCATCTAATGAAAAATGAAGTAGATTTGAATAATCAACAAATTGAAAGTGATGGTGAAACATTAGTCATGATAGCCGCGAGTAATAATAGAATGGAAACGGTTAAATATTTATTATCGCAAGGAGCAGATATTAACCGGAGCACAACGACTGATGATGTAACCATGTTTTCTTATGACCAAAGTGCATTAACTTATGCATGTAAGAATAATCTTCCAGAAATGCAAAAATTCCTTATTGATAATGGAGCTCTAAATCATCGTACTGGTAAACCATCTTGTGATTGA
- a CDS encoding NAD(P)/FAD-dependent oxidoreductase translates to MTAKIVIAGSGFAGFWAAISAMRVISQENKENSIKVILISPRPNLTIRPRLYEAKLDNISPDISKQLAAVGVEYIAGEIQNIDTDAKLLTVNLANGNQTTLVYERFILATGSQLNVPPVPGFDRYGFDVDSLETAHRLETHLQALKNKPETLARNTVVVVGGGLTGLESAAEMPARLKAILGETTEGRVFIIDSESTVGAGMGAEISPVIQQALTECGVELRAGLRVKAISHDGVTLSNGEYIESNTVVLATGVKASFLTEQIRGERDASNRIISDNYLHAQAVSNVFVAGDTVKAPTDNQGNHNLMTCQHALSLGRVAGYNAAAELLGLPLHPYSQPKYVTCLDLGAWGALYTEGWHRKIHHIKQEGKKIKQEINTKWIYPPELEKNELFAIAAPDYVIVP, encoded by the coding sequence ATGACAGCTAAAATTGTTATTGCAGGATCTGGTTTTGCTGGCTTCTGGGCAGCTATTTCAGCAATGCGGGTAATTTCACAAGAAAATAAAGAAAATAGCATCAAAGTTATTTTAATTTCACCAAGACCGAATCTCACTATACGGCCGCGTTTATATGAAGCAAAGCTGGATAATATATCCCCTGATATTTCAAAGCAGCTAGCTGCCGTCGGTGTTGAATATATTGCAGGTGAAATCCAGAATATCGATACAGATGCAAAGTTATTAACCGTTAATCTAGCTAATGGCAACCAAACTACGTTAGTCTATGAGCGCTTTATTCTGGCAACTGGTAGCCAATTAAATGTACCTCCCGTTCCTGGATTTGATAGGTATGGCTTTGATGTTGATTCATTAGAAACTGCACATCGTCTTGAAACACATTTACAAGCACTAAAGAACAAACCGGAAACTTTAGCTAGAAATACCGTTGTTGTCGTCGGTGGAGGATTAACAGGCTTAGAAAGTGCTGCTGAAATGCCAGCCCGACTAAAAGCAATTCTTGGTGAAACAACAGAGGGCCGAGTATTTATAATTGACTCAGAATCCACTGTGGGAGCAGGAATGGGAGCCGAAATTTCACCTGTAATTCAACAAGCTCTAACTGAATGCGGCGTTGAATTGCGTGCAGGATTACGCGTCAAAGCAATAAGTCATGATGGTGTTACTCTGTCAAATGGTGAATACATAGAGTCAAATACTGTCGTATTGGCGACAGGAGTAAAAGCGAGTTTTCTAACAGAACAGATTCGTGGTGAACGTGACGCTAGTAATAGGATTATCTCGGATAATTATTTACACGCACAAGCTGTCTCAAATGTTTTTGTAGCAGGAGATACTGTCAAAGCTCCCACAGATAATCAAGGAAATCATAATTTAATGACTTGCCAACATGCTCTAAGTTTAGGTCGTGTTGCAGGGTATAATGCAGCAGCTGAGCTATTAGGTCTTCCATTACACCCTTATAGTCAACCTAAATATGTAACTTGCCTTGATTTAGGGGCTTGGGGTGCTCTTTATACCGAAGGTTGGCATAGGAAAATACATCATATTAAACAGGAAGGAAAAAAGATAAAGCAAGAAATTAATACCAAGTGGATATATCCACCTGAGTTAGAAAAAAATGAGTTATTTGCTATCGCTGCTCCGGATTATGTCATCGTTCCTTGA
- a CDS encoding RrF2 family transcriptional regulator, with the protein MAHITVSVEYGIHCLLWFVDNPERSLSSRELAELQGISPSFLAKILPRLEKAGIVSSNEGIRGGYRLALPPEKITFLSIIDAIEGYKPLFECQEIRRRCAVFEENGLPQWAISGTCSVHKVILQAENAMRDVLANQTLADVAQRLCQIAPNSFYRDVNSWMDQKIEARTVRSSKGGRGKT; encoded by the coding sequence ATGGCACACATTACTGTCAGTGTTGAATATGGTATCCATTGTCTACTTTGGTTTGTTGATAATCCCGAACGCTCTCTTAGCAGTAGAGAACTTGCAGAGCTACAAGGCATCTCTCCAAGTTTTCTAGCAAAAATTTTACCTCGGTTAGAAAAAGCAGGGATCGTGAGTTCGAATGAGGGAATTAGAGGTGGATATCGATTAGCATTACCCCCTGAAAAAATCACATTTCTATCTATAATTGATGCTATAGAAGGTTATAAACCGCTTTTCGAGTGCCAGGAAATACGACGCCGCTGTGCTGTTTTCGAAGAAAATGGTCTACCACAATGGGCCATTTCAGGTACCTGCTCCGTACATAAAGTCATTCTTCAAGCCGAAAATGCCATGAGAGATGTATTAGCTAACCAAACCCTCGCTGATGTGGCGCAGCGTCTATGTCAAATCGCCCCTAATAGTTTTTATAGAGATGTAAACTCATGGATGGATCAAAAAATTGAAGCTAGAACAGTGCGTTCGAGCAAAGGAGGTCGTGGTAAAACATAA
- a CDS encoding DUF4239 domain-containing protein — MFNISELINDSPIDSILLFVITFILLVISAYVGKYIFKRKSAHEEATDDEAKIILGAILSLLGLLIGFVLSISINGYNNRQQTEENEAIAIGTAYQRAQLLSTDDRGKASQLIQQYLEARIEFFKSGISDENNQWRMTSLEKQSQLWEIAVKEASQTPNPIVASVLSAFSDLYLSQQKTMASWRHQIPNATWFLLIFFAICSNILIGYNIRGTKGKNWLILILPSLTTLALFMIAEIDVPGEGMIHVTPDDLILLQEFLFRDGAWLGK, encoded by the coding sequence ATGTTTAATATTTCTGAGTTGATCAATGATTCTCCAATCGATTCCATTCTTTTATTTGTTATCACATTTATCTTGTTAGTTATTTCTGCCTACGTTGGTAAATATATTTTTAAGCGTAAATCAGCCCACGAAGAAGCGACGGATGATGAAGCTAAAATTATTTTAGGGGCGATTTTATCTTTATTGGGTTTATTGATAGGGTTTGTTTTATCAATTTCGATTAATGGCTATAACAACCGTCAGCAAACAGAAGAAAATGAAGCTATTGCTATTGGTACGGCATATCAGAGAGCACAGTTATTGAGCACTGATGATAGAGGAAAAGCCTCTCAGCTTATTCAACAATACTTGGAAGCTCGGATTGAGTTTTTTAAGTCAGGTATCAGTGACGAAAATAACCAATGGCGGATGACTTCTTTGGAAAAGCAGAGTCAATTATGGGAAATCGCGGTAAAAGAAGCAAGTCAAACACCAAACCCTATTGTGGCTTCTGTACTCAGTGCATTTAGCGACCTTTATCTTTCTCAACAAAAAACGATGGCAAGTTGGCGACACCAAATTCCAAATGCAACTTGGTTTTTACTGATCTTTTTTGCTATCTGTTCAAATATTCTTATTGGTTACAATATACGCGGGACAAAAGGGAAAAATTGGTTGATACTCATATTGCCGTCATTAACCACGTTGGCTCTATTTATGATTGCAGAAATTGATGTTCCTGGTGAAGGTATGATCCACGTAACACCTGATGATTTAATTTTATTACAGGAATTCTTATTTAGGGATGGTGCTTGGTTGGGAAAGTAG
- a CDS encoding DUF523 domain-containing protein: MIAVSACLLGYCVRYDGKHQLYTPLKKLYEDGLAISICPEVFGGLPTPRASAEIMGGNGDDVLAGRASVVGSDNIDVTQEFIRGAYIALEKIQLMNVRLVVLKSNSPSCGSQHIYNGQFDGTLKVGMGVCAALFKRHHIDILDENSPDLIMKIRGYFEKM; this comes from the coding sequence ATGATTGCAGTAAGCGCTTGTTTGTTAGGGTATTGTGTAAGGTATGATGGGAAGCATCAATTATATACTCCTTTGAAAAAACTCTATGAGGATGGTCTGGCCATCAGTATTTGTCCTGAAGTTTTTGGCGGGTTACCAACACCGAGAGCATCTGCAGAAATAATGGGGGGAAATGGTGATGATGTACTCGCTGGGCGAGCTAGTGTGGTCGGAAGCGATAATATCGATGTCACTCAAGAATTTATTCGTGGTGCGTATATTGCTTTAGAAAAAATTCAATTAATGAATGTGAGATTAGTTGTACTCAAAAGTAATAGCCCCTCGTGCGGTAGTCAGCATATCTATAATGGTCAGTTTGATGGCACTTTAAAAGTCGGTATGGGTGTCTGTGCTGCACTATTTAAACGGCACCATATTGATATATTGGATGAGAACTCACCTGATTTAATCATGAAAATTAGGGGTTATTTCGAAAAAATGTAA